In Corylus avellana chromosome ca2, CavTom2PMs-1.0, the following proteins share a genomic window:
- the LOC132171196 gene encoding uncharacterized protein LOC132171196 isoform X2, which translates to MDHSNSEESDLIVDLERGGTTSEDDGVKDLNVGGKHARKMLGRLRSGKIGFDRSVRDMDGLGSSKNVLHYSENLEILIGNVDGKAAAGMMEMEMEKEKRKKTSSKKPPKPPRPPKSPSLDAADIKLVREISELARSRRARIEQRQEMKKKRADKASSSNANLIAFVITILFCFVIIFQGFLGSRV; encoded by the exons ATGGATCATAGTAATTCAGAGGAAAGTGATTTAATTGTTGATTTGGAAAGAGGTGGGACGACAAGCGAAGATGATGGAGTTAAAGACTTGAATGTAGGTGGTAAGCATGCAAGGAAAATGCTGGGTAGGCTGAGGAGTGGAAAAATTGGTTTTGATAGATCAGTGAGGGATATGGATGGATTAGGTTCAAGCAAGAATGTATTACACTATAGTGAAAATTTGGAGATATTGATCGGTAATGTGGATGGAAAGGCAGCGGCGGGTATGATGGAGATGGAaatggaaaaagagaagaggaaaaagaCGAGTTCTAAGAAGCCTCCCAAACCGCCCCGTCCTCCTAAGAGTCCATCATTGGATGCCGCCGATATAAAGTTGGTCAGAGAAATTTCTGAGCTTGCGAGATCAAGGCGTGCAAGAATTGAACAAAGGCAGGagatgaagaaaaagagagcGGATAAGGCATCATCCTCAAATGCTAACCTTATTGCGTTTGTAATCACCATTCTCTTCTGCTTTGTGATAATCTTCCAAG G
- the LOC132171196 gene encoding uncharacterized protein LOC132171196 isoform X1: MDHSNSEESDLIVDLERGGTTSEDDGVKDLNVGGKHARKMLGRLRSGKIGFDRSVRDMDGLGSSKNVLHYSENLEILIGNVDGKAAAGMMEMEMEKEKRKKTSSKKPPKPPRPPKSPSLDAADIKLVREISELARSRRARIEQRQEMKKKRADKASSSNANLIAFVITILFCFVIIFQGLLSRVCWSSES; the protein is encoded by the coding sequence ATGGATCATAGTAATTCAGAGGAAAGTGATTTAATTGTTGATTTGGAAAGAGGTGGGACGACAAGCGAAGATGATGGAGTTAAAGACTTGAATGTAGGTGGTAAGCATGCAAGGAAAATGCTGGGTAGGCTGAGGAGTGGAAAAATTGGTTTTGATAGATCAGTGAGGGATATGGATGGATTAGGTTCAAGCAAGAATGTATTACACTATAGTGAAAATTTGGAGATATTGATCGGTAATGTGGATGGAAAGGCAGCGGCGGGTATGATGGAGATGGAaatggaaaaagagaagaggaaaaagaCGAGTTCTAAGAAGCCTCCCAAACCGCCCCGTCCTCCTAAGAGTCCATCATTGGATGCCGCCGATATAAAGTTGGTCAGAGAAATTTCTGAGCTTGCGAGATCAAGGCGTGCAAGAATTGAACAAAGGCAGGagatgaagaaaaagagagcGGATAAGGCATCATCCTCAAATGCTAACCTTATTGCGTTTGTAATCACCATTCTCTTCTGCTTTGTGATAATCTTCCAAG